The proteins below come from a single Asterias rubens chromosome 9, eAstRub1.3, whole genome shotgun sequence genomic window:
- the LOC117294545 gene encoding sushi domain-containing protein 2-like, which produces MESLKCQGLWLLVLLILATSEQVKADHPSTLDKQPTCFGISRGKNFILGFTDHALDSSFKYLSIVVVAFSDQQTNVTISSKHHVEGQPLYERFDLEAGGYRTTNVSIELLMDGTERSFKGIEVTATSEVSVYGFFAFSGFTTDGFLGIPVSNLGLQYIVASLYYTSSFAVIGTEDSTSVQVTLRGTVTFEGQSYSPGDQLNFMVDRLEAIHLEGSEDFTGSVIQANKPIATFTSSGWYTVIEQSVPVKSWGQNHIYTAFQSTDQNFYQIIAYFSGTSVTIPNIGNLNLNTGEFWEGWLSGSGLVSSSQPTLMMQMLVSINNSGVWESLIQVPAIEQFGYVFGFATPPNAGADSGGYFNFINIVVKTNAQETVHLNGSPINGSQVPVHENKVPNTTYTALSVQLPKGEGVYFVEQTDPLSSPLSVIVYGYDSVYYSESYGYAAGLSLPSNRQILHFSTYYLRELGGETFRITLPCLQDEVQSYKTSKCKFLTGIGNILISGHSVDSDTIVCITPTFYMNGFTSVYVSLDEGETFPYSGVVYITSEEYLPPLITVNQTQTSTGNGVIDLTKDDDLLLTWNPYSVGEGIETVNIIMQDSDYNGDGHPVLLEGVSLKNNVLNNGKIQISIELINDKSLTTTWPSLVAFYLQPNGQQSSPNRFYSGVNRVTKFMTKSCSFFLKRLKNIPTGLPPCPCTFAQASVDSLNFVLSNEFISFYHPGAKDCFRSTTSSSIGSGQQCCYAKDGNILIGPPGGGTADRYSPEDHFWKHQWYDVLPWFGCCKSTQNCKTYYKYRPSDDCSKYVPPWPAAGTGDPHITSLDGKRFTFNGAGEFLMSSSILHDLIFQSRMEVYHQTNASVYTAFVVQMNDSSTVQVQVSNSSEVLVLVDGEQLLMRSSLVKVYHFRGFRLSFTSDFSEIRIAFNAGIAIIVYIKHDFMSFTAQLNEKFKDQVQGLLGNLNGDPEDDFRFPDGTIMNPESSMKEIHKYGLHWLVIKEESIFTYLSPYDYNTYFLPDFLPTFDVPNPHDASPEIKDLCGHSLECIFDAVATGSLSFANETLLVTGIIDNIQKSSVKLVSCGFPGSVDNAIMTGSVYLVNSTVEVKCFDGFTLENGLPSLTCQSTGQWSSTLPSCTMMKDALADVGLSLLAIIFIVLGAISLCLIIIIITIFIVKQKQKNKIDVGSLDMLRVGDSK; this is translated from the coding sequence atGGAGAGCCTGAAGTGTCAAGGACTGTGGTTACTGGTTTTATTGATACTAGCCACATCTGAACAGGTAAAGGCTGACCATCCATCGACTCTCGACAAGCAGCCAACATGCTTTGGCATATCCAGAGGTAAAAACTTCATCCTTGGCTTCACTGATCACGCGTTGGACAGTAGTTTCAAATACCTTTCCATAGTTGTAGTGGCGTTTAGTGATCAGCAAACCAATGTGACTATTAGCAGCAAGCACCATGTGGAGGGTCAGCCTCTATATGAAAGATTTGATCTTGAGGCTGGAGGGTACAGAACAACAAATGTCtctatagagctgcttatggaTGGCACAGAAAGAAGCTTCAAAGGTATTGAGGTAACAGCCACCAGTGAGGTTTCAGTGTATGGTTTTTTTGCATTCTCCGGTTTCACAACAGATGGCTTTCTTGGCATACCGGTAAGCAACCTTGGCTTGCAGTACATCGTAGCAAGCTTATATTACACATCAAGCTTTGCTGTAATCGGTACAGAAGATTCCACTTCAGTTCAAGTAACCCTACGTGGAACAGTAACATTTGAAGGGCAGTCATACAGTCCAGGTGATCAGCTGAACTTCATGGTTGACAGATTAGAAGCCATTCACCTAGAAGGATCAGAAGACTTTACTGGAAGTGTGATTCAAGCCAACAAACCCATTGCAACATTTACTAGCAGTGGATGGTACACGGTGATTGAACAATCCGTACCAGTCAAGAGTTGGGGCCAGAATCATATCTACACAGCATTCCAAAGTACAGATCAAAACTTCTATCAGATAATTGCTTACTTCAGCGGCACCAGTGTTACCATCCCAAATATTGGGAACCTGAATTTGAACACAGGGGAGTTTTGGGAGGGTTGGCTTTCAGGATCTGGTCTGGTGTCTTCAAGCCAGCCAACTCTAATGATGCAGATGCTCGTGTCCATTAATAATTCAGGTGTATGGGAATCCCTGATACAAGTTCCTGCTATAGAACAGTTTGGGTATGTGTTTGGTTTTGCGACCCCACCCAATGCTGGAGCAGATTCTGGAGGATACTTCAATTTTATCAACATCGTTGTCAAGACAAATGCACAGGAGACTGTGCATCTCAATGGCTCTCCAATAAATGGATCTCAAGTACCCGTACATGAAAACAAAGTTCCAAACACAACTTACACGGCACTCTCTGTCCAACTCCCTAAAGGAGAAGGGGTGTACTTTGTAGAGCAAACTGATCCTCTTTCATCACCATTGTCTGTTATTGTTTATGGCTATGATTCCGTATATTATTCTGAATCATATGGCTATGCTGCAGGTTTATCCCTTCCAAGTAACCGGCAAATCCTGCACTTTTCAACATACTACTTAAGAGAACTTGGTGGTGAAACTTTTAGGATAACTTTACCATGCTTGCAAGATGAAGTTCAATCATACAAAACctcaaaatgcaaatttttaacAGGTATTGGAAATATCTTGATTTCTGGACACTCTGTTGATTCCGACACCATCGTCTGCATTACACCAACCTTTTACATGAATGGATTTACTTCAGTCTATGTGTCTCTGGACGAAGGAGAGACATTTCCTTACTCTGGTGTTGTCTATATTACATCAGAAGAATACTTGCCTCCACTTATCACAGTCAATCAAACGCAGACATCAACTGGAAACGGAGTTATTGACTTAACAAAAGATGATGATCTTCTCTTAACATGGAACCCTTACAGTGTAGGTGAGGGAATAGAGACAGTGAATATCATAATGCAAGATTCTGATTACAACGGGGATGGCCATCCAGTCCTTCTAGAAGGAGTTTCCCTCAAGAACAATGTCTTGAACAATGGCAAGATTCAGATCTCTATAGAGTTGATAAATGACAAAAGCTTAACTACGACATGGCCATCGCTTGTAGCTTTTTACCTGCAACCAAATGGCCAACAAAGCAGCCCAAACAGATTTTACTCCGGAGTGAATCGTGTTACAAAGTTCATGActaaatcctgctcatttttccTAAAAAGATTAAAGAATATTCCTACAGGCTTACCACCATGTCCATGCACCTTTGCCCAGGCCAGTGTAGATTCTCTTAACTTTGTCTTATCAAATGAGTTTATTTCTTTCTACCATCCTGGAGCAAAAGACTGCTTTAGGTCAACCACATCATCATCTATTGGATCTGGCCAACAGTGCTGCTATGCCAAGGATGGTAACATACTCATAGGTCCCCCAGGGGGTGGCACTGCTGATCGATACAGTCCTGAGGATCATTTCTGGAAACATCAATGGTATGATGTGCTGCCATGGTTTGGCTGTTGTAAATCTACACAAAACTGCAAGACGTACTACAAGTACCGTCCATCTGATGACTGCTCTAAATACGTCCCTCCTTGGCCAGCAGCAGGGACTGGAGATCCTCACATAACAAGTCTAGACGGCAAGAGGTTCACCTTCAATGGGGCTGGAGAGTTCCTGATGTCTTCCTCTATACTTCATGACCTCATCTTCCAATCCCGCATGGAGGTATACCACCAAACTAATGCCAGTGTGTACACTGCTTTTGTTGTCCAGATGAACGATTCTTCTACTGTCCAGGTACAGGTATCTAACTCCAGTGAGGTGCTGGTTCTTGTAGATGGTGAGCAACTACTCATGAGGTCAAGCCTTGTCAAAGTTTACCACTTCAGAGGCTTTCGATTAAGTTTCACCTCCGACTTCTCTGAAATCAGAATTGCATTCAATGCTGGTATTGCCATCATCGTGTACATCAAACATGACTTTATGTCATTTACGGCACAGCTGAATGAAAAGTTCAAAGACCAAGTCCAAGGACTTCTGGGTAACCTGAATGGAGATCCAGAAGACGACTTTCGATTCCCAGATGGTACCATCATGAATCCAGAGTCTTCCATGAAAGAAATCCACAAATATGGGCTACATTGGCTTGTGATAAAAGAGGAATCCATATTCACTTATCTTTCCCCATATGACTACAACACTTACTTTTTGCCTGATTTTTTGCCAACTTTTGATGTCCCAAACCCACATGATGCAAGTCCAGAGATCAAAGATTTGTGTGGGCATTCTCTTGAATGCATATTTGATGCTGTGGCCACTGGAAGCCTGTCTTTTGCAAATGAAACACTACTAGTGACTGGCATCATCGATAATATTCAGAAATCTTCAGTCAAACTGGTCAGTTGTGGTTTTCCTGGAAGTGTGGACAATGCAATCATGACGGGGTCTGTATATCTTGTGAACTCAACTGTGGAGGTCAAATGCTTTGATGGATTTACTCTGGAGAATGGTTTACCCAGTTTAACCTGCCAGAGTACTGGACAATGGTCATCTACCCTTCCCTCGTGTACCATGATGAAAGATGCATTAGCCGATGTAGGTCTGAGTCTATTGGCAATCATCTTCATAGTCCTTGGGGCAATCAGTCTCTGTCTCATCATAATTATCATAACCATCTTCATCgtcaaacagaaacaaaaaaacaagattgatGTTGGATCATTAGACATGCTAAGAGTAGGGGACAGTAAATAA